A single window of Anopheles moucheti chromosome 2, idAnoMoucSN_F20_07, whole genome shotgun sequence DNA harbors:
- the LOC128296805 gene encoding NEDD8 ultimate buster 1-like → MELLQLENRLIQLRAKLNDRKIKLWEMPYLTAERNIDEAEVLRLAEQLGPELGIPTGLCMQGLKALQRNALEKLQSKDEFQRMGIATVKIRAPTQAGSNREFDLKVKITELGSHLCELIGQRLSLDPRKLKLVCAGKIITNGHSLQEQKVTNGSTIMALVMTHSAVEAKRECSTYDRVYKIRADAEILINENDSSNFLSVEDQSGNAIFLPKEEKKSLLMGLTLYEKGKAAMMVRNFEEALLLFLEADHDFRACKSELLDVIDNNALLNLDIVWCYLCLKNLNQLPDAEQRLKLCELKFQQSYGKNMQRVTAIRGEQSNEKIPLVRLHLLKAILYFYQNKRDDARTMFRVVETELLKLRIDDDCLSRLMECGYSMKECRVALRACTNDVEASIEFIHNRRQTREANEVRSERERKLYKTIGHDVSSGEFQRIKLELVDQLMEMGYPEELAALALKKNPKDINAALNELETNKEGLQNRLLRTVSVNEELERQLEAVGFHSQIVQVALKLTANDYDRATNYLLANVKDGIYSEALQRAVAELNRERTSSDFISTEEGTPPTSNISSEKPSSSKRAARSTNPADEAKMQENKRKKEMLDILFKSFSQDIRTTDEDSHLDLQLDEESKLLEQYKQLLDMD, encoded by the exons ATGGAGTTGTTACAGCTGGAAAATCGTTTGATTCAACTGCGCGCTAAATTGAACGATCGTAAAATAAAGCTATGGGAGATGCCATATTTAACAGCTGAACGTAATATCGATGAAGCGGAAGTGCTTAGACTGGCTGAACAGCTCGGTCCAGAGCTTGGTATACCGACGGGCCTGTGCATGCAGGGACTAAAGGCACTGCAACGAAATGCTCTGGAGAAGCTGCAATCGAAGGATGAATTTCAAAGAATGGGTATTGCAACGGTAAAGATACGAGCACCGACACAAGCTGGTTCTAACCGGgaatttgatttgaaggtGAAGATCACAGAACTGGGCAGTCATCTATGTGAATTGATTGGTCAGCGTCTTTCTTTGGATCCACGAAA GCTAAAGCTGGTTTGCGCGGGGAAAATTATTACCAATGGGCATTCGCTTCAGGAGCAGAAGGTAACAAATGGTTCGACGATAATGGCGCTGGTAATGACACATAGTGCGGTAGAAGCGAAACGGGAATGTTCGACGTACGATCGTGTATACAAAATACGTGCTGATGctgaaatattaattaacgAAAATGATAGCTCGAATTTCTTGAGT GTTGAGGATCAATCGGGCAATGCGATTTTTCTaccgaaagaagaaaaaaagtccCTCCTAATGGGGCTTACCCTGTACGAGAAAGGTAAAGCTGCTATGATGGTACGAAATTTCGAAGAAGCGCTTCTCTTGTTCTTAGAAGCGGATCATGACTTTCGTGCCTGCAAATCAGAGCTGCTGGACGTTATTGACAATAATGCTCTGCTCAATCTAGACATTGTGTGGTGCTACTTGTGTTTGAAG AATCTAAACCAGCTGCCGGATGCGGAACAGAGGCTAAAGTTGTGCGAACTCAAGTTCCAACAGAGTTATGGCAAGAACATGCAGCGTGTGACTGCGATACGAGGGGAACAATCGAATGAAAAGATACCGCTGGTACGACTCCATCTACTGAAGGCGATCCTTTATTTTTACCAGAACAAACGCGATGATGCACGAACCATGTTCCGTGTGGTGGAAACTGAGCTGCTGAAGCTTCGGATCGATGATGACTGCCTCAGCCGGCTGATGGAGTGTGGTTATTCAATGAAGGAGTGCCGTGTAGCTTTACGTGCCTGTACGAACGATGTAGAAGCTTCCATCGAATTTATCCACAACCGTAGACAAACACGTGAAGCTAATGAAGTTCGTTCCGAGCGCGAAAgaaaattgtataaaacgaTCGGTCACGATGTGTCGTCAGGAGAATTTCAGCGAATCAAGCTAGAGCTTGTTGATCAGTTAATGGAGATGGGCTATCCGGAGGAGTTGGCAGCGTTGgcgttgaaaaaaaatcccaaagaCATAAACGCTGCGCTGAATGAGTTAGAAACAAATAAGGAAGGATTGCAAAACAGATTGCTTCGTACAGTATCCGTGAATGAGGAGCTGGAGAGGCAGCTTGAGGCGGTCGGCTTCCACTCGCAAATAGTGCAAGTAGCCCTAAAGCTGACTGCAAATGATTATGATCGTGCTACAAACTATCTCCTGGCAAACGTTAAGGATGGTATATACAGCGAGGCACTGCAGCGAGCTGTTGCTGAGTTGAATCGTGAGAGAACTTCTTCCGATTTCATTTCAACTGAAGAAGGAACGCCACCAACCAGTAATATTTCAAGCGAAAAACCATCATCGAGCAAACGTGCCGCTAGAAGCACCAATCCTGCCGATGAAGCAAAGATGCAAGAAAACAAGcgcaaaaaagaaatgcttgACATTCTCTTCAAAAGCTTCTCACAGGATATACGGACGACGGACGAGGATTCACATTTGGATTTGCAGCTCGACGAAGAGTCAAAATTACTTGAGCAGTACAAGCAGTTACTCGACATGGATTGA